One Lepidochelys kempii isolate rLepKem1 chromosome 12, rLepKem1.hap2, whole genome shotgun sequence genomic region harbors:
- the CTCF gene encoding transcriptional repressor CTCF has protein sequence MESETIEAIGEESETFIKGKERKTYQRRREGGQEEDACHMPPNQADGGEVVQDVNSGVQMVMMEQLDPTLLQMKTEVMEGSVAQEAEATVDDTQIITLQVVNMEEQPINLGELQLVQVPVPVTVPVATTSVEELQGAYENEVSKGGLQEGEPMICHTLPLPEGFQVVKVGANGEVETLEQGELQPQEDPNWQKDPDYQPPAKKTKKTKKSKLRYTEEGKDVDVSVYDFEEEQQEGLLSEVNAEKVVGNMKPPKPTKIKKKGVKKTFQCELCSYTCPRRSNLDRHMKSHTDERPHKCHLCGRAFRTVTLLRNHLNTHTGTRPHKCPDCDMAFVTSGELVRHRRYKHTHEKPFKCSMCDYASVEVSKLKRHIRSHTGERPFQCSLCSYASRDTYKLKRHMRTHSGEKPYECYICHARFTQSGTMKMHILQKHTENVAKFHCPHCDTVIARKSDLGVHLRKQHSYIEQGKKCRYCDAVFHERYALIQHQKSHKNEKRFKCDQCDYACRQERHMIMHKRTHTGEKPYACSHCDKTFRQKQLLDMHFKRYHDPNFVPAAFVCSKCGKTFTRRNTMARHADNCSGPDGVEGENGGEPKKGKRGRKRKMRSKKEDSSDSEENAEPDLDDNEDEDETAVEIEAEPEVEPVAPTPPPAKKRRGRPPGKASQPKQPQPAAIIQVEDQNTGAIENIIVEVKKEPDAETVGEEEEAQPAVVEAPNGDLTPEMILSMMDR, from the exons ATGGAAAGCGAGACAATCGAAGCTATCGGGGAGGAGTCTGAAACTTTCAttaaggggaaagaaagaaagacctaTCAAAGACGTCGTGAAGGTGGGCAGGAGGAGGATGCTTGCCATATGCCACCGAACCAGGCAGATGGGGGCGAAGTAGTGCAGGATGTCAACAGTGGCGTGCAAATGGTGATGATGGAACAGCTGGATCCAACGCTTCTTCAGATGAAGACTGAAGTAATGGAGGGCTCAGTGGCTCAGGAAGCAGAGGCCACGGTAGATGACACACAGATAATAACACTTCAGGTTGTTAATATGGAAGAGCAGCCTATAAACCTTGGTGAGCTTCAGCTTGTCCAAGTACCCGTTCCAGTGACTGTACCCGTTGCCACTACTTCTGTGGAAGAGCTTCAGGGAGCCTATGAAAATGAGGTTTCCAAAGGAGGCCTGCAGGAGGGAGAGCCTATGATCTGCCACACGCTCCCTTTACCGGAAGGGTTCCAGGTAGTCAAAGTAGGTGCAAATGGGGAGGTGGAGACACTAGAACAAGGTGAACTTCAGCCACAGGAAGATCCCAACTGGCAGAAAGATCCAGACTATCAGCCACcagccaaaaaaacaaagaaaaccaaaaagAGCAAGCTCCGCTATACGGAGGAAGGCAAAGATGTGGATGTGTCTGTGTATGACTTtgaagaggagcagcaggagggTTTGCTGTCTGAGGTTAATGCAGAAAAGGTGGTGGGCAACATGAAGCCCCCTAAACCaacaaaaatcaaaaagaaaG GTGTAAAGAAGACATTCCAGTGTGAGCTGTGCAGTTATACTTGTCCACGTCGTTCTAACTTGGACCGCCACATGAAAAGCCACACTGATGAAAGACCACACAAGTGCCATCTCTGTGGTAGAGCTTTCCGGACAGTCACGCTGCTGAGGAACCACCTCAATACTCACACAG GTACTCGCCCTCACAAGTGCCCAGACTGCGACATGGCCTTTGTGACCAGTGGAGAGTTGGTTCGGCATCGCCGTTACAAACATACTCATGAGAAACCATTCAAATGTTCGATGTGCGACTATGCTAGTGTAGAG GTCAGCAAGTTGAAACGCCACATTCGCTCTCATACTGGAGAGCGCCCATTCCAGTGCAGCTTGTGCAGTTATGCCAGCAGGGATACTTACAAACTGAAGAGGCACATGAGAACCCACTCTG GAGAGAAGCCTTATGAATGTTACATCTGTCATGCTCGCTTCACCCAGAGTGGCACCATGAAAAtgcacattttacagaagcacaCAGAGAATGTGGCCAAATTTCACTGCCCCCACTGCGACACTGTCATAGCAAGGAAGAGTGACTTAG GTGTTCATTTGCGAAAGCAGCATTCCTACATTGAGCAGGGCAAGAAGTGCCGTTACTGTGATGCTGTGTTCCACGAGCGATACGCTCTCATCCAGCAtcagaaatctcacaagaatgAGAAGCGCTTCAAGTGTGACCAGTGTGATTATGCATGCAGACAG GAGCGGCACATGATCATGCACAAACGTACCCATACTGGAGAAAAGCCTTATGCCTGTAGCCATTGTGATAAAACCTTCCGTCAGAAACAGCTCCTCGATATGCACTTCAAACGTTACCATGACCCCAACTTTGTCCCTGCTGCCTTTGTCTGTTCAAAGTGTGGGAAAACATTCACTCGCAGG AACACCATGGCTAGACATGCAGATAACTGTTCTGGCCCAGATGGTGTAGAAGGAGAGAATGGAGGGGAGCCTAAGAAGGGAAAACGTGGGAGAAAGAGAAAGATGCGTTCTAAAAAAGAAGATTCCTCTGATAGTG aggaaaatgcTGAACCAGATCTGGATGACAATGAAGATGAGGATGAGACAGCAGTAGAAATTGAGGCTGAACCGGAAGTGGAGCCTGTGGCTCCCACACCACCTCCTGCTAAGAAACGAAGAGGAAGGCCGCCAGGCAAAGCCAGCCAACCAAAACAGCCCCAGC CTGCAGCAATCATTCAGGTTGAAGATCAGAACACTGGTGCAATTGAAAACATTATAGTGGAAGTAAAGAAAGAACCTGATGCAGAAACAGTAGGGGAAGAAGAGGAAGCTCAGCCTGCAGTAGTGGAAGCTCCCAATGGAGATCTCACACCTGAGATGATTCTGAGCATGATGGACCGGTGA